The DNA region GTAATCCGGCGGTTAAAGCTGCTATTGATATTGCGCTGCATGATCTTGATGGCAAACTAAAACAACAGCCCTGCTGGCAATTATTAGAAAGCAAACCTGGGCTGATGCCGGTTACCAGTTTTACTATAGGTATTGATACGCCCGAAATGATCGTCAAAAAGGTAAAAGAGGCGGAGGGTTTTAAGGTGATTAAAGTTAAGCTTGGTCGCGATACAGATAAAGAATTGATCACAACCATTCGCTCGGTTACCGATGTGCCGCTTTATGTAGATGCTAACCAGGGCTGGACAGATCTGCAGCAGAGTTTGGATATGACCCATTGGTTGCACGAACAAGGCATACAATTGATAGAACAACCCATGCTCAAAACTGATCCCGACAGTAATGCCTGGCTTACCGAACGCAGCCCCATCCCCATTATAGGTGATGAAGCCGTTCAGCGTTTTGAAGATGTGGAGAAAGCTAAAGGTGTTTATACCGGGATCAATATTAAACTCATGAAATCGGCTGGATTGCATGAGGCTAAAAGGATGATCGACAAAGCCCGCGAGCTTGACCTGAAGATCATGATAGGCTGTATGACCGAAACAAGCTGTGCCGCTTTAGCAGGTTTAGCCATTGCCCCGCAAGCAGATTGGGTTGACCTTGACGGCCCCTTTTTAGTAAGCAATAACCCTTATGTAATGCCGGAATTTAGTGACGGAAAATACATACTAAACCACGATCCGGGCTTAGGGTTGAGATTTAGTTAAGTAGCTTTGATAACCATTCCAGGGCTTTCAGCTTTCGGCATTCTGCTTTTGGCTTTTTTTCAAACCATCCTTCCGTCCCATTCGTTATCCTGATACATCTAAATAAAAAACATTATGGACAAGTTAGAAATAAAAGGCGGATGGAACGAGTTGAAAGGCAAAATAAAACAAGCCTACGGCGACCTTACCGACGACGACCTTGCCTGGCAGGAAGGTAAAGACGATGAAACACTTGGCAGGCTCCAGAAAAAAACGGGCAAAACCCGCGATGAGCTGGTGAAGTGGATAAACAGTTTATAAAATTTGAGGAGCTCCGGGGACGGGGCTTTTTTTATTTAAATAATTTTGAAAGCTCCAGTTTAAAACCTGGAATTACTATTGAAGTTAGGTTTTCTGTTTTAAGCGCTTTCTGCTCTAAACTATAACCTTCATGAGTTAGCTTATACATATCGGCATTTTCCTGTACCGGATCTATAATGATATATTCTGCTACGCCGTATTTTTCATAAACATCCTTTTTTTGCCTTAAATCATAGTAAGCAGTAGGAGGAGAAAGGATTTCGATGATTAAATCTGGGGCTCCTTCTATCCTGTCTTTTACAAGGTCGGCAACCCTGCCTTCTTTTATATAAAGTATATCAGGCTGAAGTACATTGCCATCATCAAATTTTACATCCATTGGTGCGCTTACAAGAAATCCATTATCGTTTATACTGTCTAAAAAGTTAGACAACAACCGGATAATTTTAGCAGATAACTGTTGATGGATCGGGATAGGCGACGGCGACATAATTAAATCATAGTTGATCAACTGAAACGGCGCACCTTCCTC from Mucilaginibacter sp. SJ includes:
- a CDS encoding dipeptide epimerase codes for the protein MELTYQPYELQLKHAFTIAKFSRTSTPVMLVQISHEGKTGYGEASMVPYMGESHQSATEFLSKVDIGRFSYPFDFGAIVNYLDSIAPGNPAVKAAIDIALHDLDGKLKQQPCWQLLESKPGLMPVTSFTIGIDTPEMIVKKVKEAEGFKVIKVKLGRDTDKELITTIRSVTDVPLYVDANQGWTDLQQSLDMTHWLHEQGIQLIEQPMLKTDPDSNAWLTERSPIPIIGDEAVQRFEDVEKAKGVYTGINIKLMKSAGLHEAKRMIDKARELDLKIMIGCMTETSCAALAGLAIAPQADWVDLDGPFLVSNNPYVMPEFSDGKYILNHDPGLGLRFS
- a CDS encoding CsbD family protein produces the protein MDKLEIKGGWNELKGKIKQAYGDLTDDDLAWQEGKDDETLGRLQKKTGKTRDELVKWINSL
- a CDS encoding Uma2 family endonuclease; translation: MLTADKKKKYTVEDYLMLEEGAPFQLINYDLIMSPSPIPIHQQLSAKIIRLLSNFLDSINDNGFLVSAPMDVKFDDGNVLQPDILYIKEGRVADLVKDRIEGAPDLIIEILSPPTAYYDLRQKKDVYEKYGVAEYIIIDPVQENADMYKLTHEGYSLEQKALKTENLTSIVIPGFKLELSKLFK